The Zingiber officinale cultivar Zhangliang chromosome 10A, Zo_v1.1, whole genome shotgun sequence genome contains a region encoding:
- the LOC122027230 gene encoding sulfite reductase [ferredoxin], chloroplastic-like isoform X1 — MAASTPAAGVESKIRIPGFQGLRSSVLVPLGREIGPFPIGRSSRSSSVIRAVSTVRPRIKPDNTEVKRSKVELFKEQSNFLRFPLNEELRSEAPNINEAATQLIKFHGSYQQTNRDERGAKSYQFMLRTKNPCGKVPNKLYLVMDDLADEFGIGTLRLTTRQTFQLHGILKKNLQTVMSTIIKNMGSTLGACGDLNRNVLAPAAPFVKKEYVFAQVTAENIAALLTPQSGAYYDLWVNGGKILSAEHPEVVKARNDNSHGTNFTDLPEPIYGSQFLPRKFKIAVTVPTDNSVDILTNDIGVVLVSSDDGEPQGFNIYVGGGMGRTHRVGTTFPRLGEPLGFVAKEDILYAIKAIVVTQRENGRRDDRKYSRMKYLISTWGIEKFRSVVEHYYGKKFENFRELPEWEFKSYLGWHEQGDGAMFCGLHIDNGRIGGKMKQTLREIIEKYKLNVRITPNQNLILCDIRRSWRRPITTALAQAGLLLPRYVDPLNITSMACPALPLCPLAITEAERGIPEILKRVRAVFDKVGLKYNESVVIRVTGCPNGCARPYMAELGLVGDGPNSYQIWLGGAPNQTTLAKSFMDKVKVHDLEKVFEPLFYYWKTKRLRGESFGNFSVRMGFEKLQKLVEKWEGPAEPASRFNLKLFADRQTFEAMAELAKQQNKSAHQLAMEVIRNYVAAQGNGSNGQ; from the exons ATGGCGGCCTCGACGCCGGCGGCGGGCGTGGAATCGAAAATCCGCATCCCGGGATTCCAGGGGCTCCGATCGTCCGTATTGGTTCCTCTCGGGAGAGAAATCGGTCCTTTTCCAATCGGACGCTCTTCGAGGTCTTCCTCCGTTATCAGAGCCGTCTCCACGGTGAGACCG CGTATAAAGCCGGATAATACTGAAGTAAAGAGGAGCAAGGTTGAGTTGTTTAAGGAGCAAAGCAATTTCCTTAGGTTTCCTTTAAATGAGGAATTGCGCTCAGAAGCTCCAAATATAAATGAAGCTGCCACTCAGCTAATCAAGTTTCATGGGAGTTATCAACAGACAAATAGAGATGAACGTGGTGCAAAGTCTTACCAGTTTATGCTCCGTACTAAGAATCCTTGTGGGAAAGTCCCTAACAAGCTCTACTTGGTTATGGATGACCTGGCTGATGAGTTTGGAATTGGTACTCTCCGTTTGACCACTAGGCAGACATTTCAATTGCATGGGATCCTGAAGAAAAACCTACAAACTGTGATGAGTACTATTATTAAGAACATGGGATCAACACTTGGTGCATGTGGCGATCTTAATAGGAATGTATTAGCCCCTGCAGCACCATTTGTGAAAAAAGAGTATGTTTTTGCACAGGTGACTGCAGAAAACATTGCTGCTCTATTGACACCTCAATCTGGAGCATATTACGATTTGTGGGTAAATGGAGGGAAAATTTTGTCAGCAGAGCATCCAGAAGTAGTGAAAGCCCGCAATGATAATTCTCATGGAACCAACTTCACTGACTTACCTGAGCCCATTTATGGCAGCCAATTCTTGCCTCGAAAGTTTAAGATTGCTGTGACTGTACCAACAGACAACTCAGTGGATATCCTCACCAATGATATTGGTGTTGTACTAGTTTCTAGTGATGATGGAGAACCTCAAGGCTTTAACATCTAT GTGGGAGGAGGAATGGGAAGGACTCATCGAGTTGggacaacttttcctcgtttggGAGAACCACTAGGCTTTGTCGCCAAAGAAGATATTTTATATGCTATAAAAGCTATTGTTGTTACTCAAAGAGAAAATGGGAGGAGGGATGATAGGAAGTATAGTCGAATGAAATATTTGATTAGCACGTGGGGCATTGAGAAGTTCCGCAGTGTTGTTGAACACTATTATGGTAAGAAGTTTGAAAACTTCAGAGAATTACCTGAGTGGGAATTCAAGAGTTACCTTGGATGGCATGaacag GGTGATGGTGCAATGTTTTGTGGACTGCATATCGATAATGGGCGTATAGGCGGGAAAATGAAACAAACTTTAAGAGAAATAATTGAGAAGTATAAACTGAATGTCCGAATTACACCAAACCAGAATTTGATCTTGTGTGATATTAGACGTTCCTGGAGAAGACCTATCACCACAGCTCTTGCCCAAGCAGGTTTACTG TTGCCCAGATACGTTGATCCTCTTAATATAACTTCCATGGCTTGCCCTGCTCTACCACTATGTCCGCTTGCAATAACAGAAGCTGAGAGAGGGATTCCAGAAATTCTCAAACGGGTTCGAGCTGTTTTTGATAAG gTTGGCCTCAAATATAATGAGTCCGTAGTGATAAGAGTGACTGGATGCCCCAATGGCTGTGCCAGACCCTACATGGCTGAACTTGGACTTGTTGGGGACGGTCCCAACAGCTATCAG ATCTGGCTAGGGGGAGCACCTAACCAGACTACACTGGCAAAGAGCTTTATGGATAAGGTGAAGGTCCATGACTTAGAGAAGGTATTCGAACCCCTGTTTTACTACTGGAAAACAAAACGGCTCCGTGGTGAATCATTTGGCAACTTTTCAGTTAGGATG GGCTTTGAGAAATTACAGAAGCTGGTAGAGAAGTGGGAAGGCCCTGCGGAGCCAGCATCAAGATTCAACCTAAAACTCTTCGCAGACCGGCAGACATTTGAGGCCATGGCAGAACTTGCAAAGCAGCAGAACAAATCGGCTCACCAGCTCGCCATGGAGGTGATTCGCAACTATGTTGCTGCCCAGGGCAATGGATCAAATGGACAATAA
- the LOC122027230 gene encoding sulfite reductase [ferredoxin], chloroplastic-like isoform X2, with amino-acid sequence MAASTPAAGVESKIRIPGFQGLRSSVLVPLGREIGPFPIGRSSRSSSVIRAVSTRIKPDNTEVKRSKVELFKEQSNFLRFPLNEELRSEAPNINEAATQLIKFHGSYQQTNRDERGAKSYQFMLRTKNPCGKVPNKLYLVMDDLADEFGIGTLRLTTRQTFQLHGILKKNLQTVMSTIIKNMGSTLGACGDLNRNVLAPAAPFVKKEYVFAQVTAENIAALLTPQSGAYYDLWVNGGKILSAEHPEVVKARNDNSHGTNFTDLPEPIYGSQFLPRKFKIAVTVPTDNSVDILTNDIGVVLVSSDDGEPQGFNIYVGGGMGRTHRVGTTFPRLGEPLGFVAKEDILYAIKAIVVTQRENGRRDDRKYSRMKYLISTWGIEKFRSVVEHYYGKKFENFRELPEWEFKSYLGWHEQGDGAMFCGLHIDNGRIGGKMKQTLREIIEKYKLNVRITPNQNLILCDIRRSWRRPITTALAQAGLLLPRYVDPLNITSMACPALPLCPLAITEAERGIPEILKRVRAVFDKVGLKYNESVVIRVTGCPNGCARPYMAELGLVGDGPNSYQIWLGGAPNQTTLAKSFMDKVKVHDLEKVFEPLFYYWKTKRLRGESFGNFSVRMGFEKLQKLVEKWEGPAEPASRFNLKLFADRQTFEAMAELAKQQNKSAHQLAMEVIRNYVAAQGNGSNGQ; translated from the exons ATGGCGGCCTCGACGCCGGCGGCGGGCGTGGAATCGAAAATCCGCATCCCGGGATTCCAGGGGCTCCGATCGTCCGTATTGGTTCCTCTCGGGAGAGAAATCGGTCCTTTTCCAATCGGACGCTCTTCGAGGTCTTCCTCCGTTATCAGAGCCGTCTCCACG CGTATAAAGCCGGATAATACTGAAGTAAAGAGGAGCAAGGTTGAGTTGTTTAAGGAGCAAAGCAATTTCCTTAGGTTTCCTTTAAATGAGGAATTGCGCTCAGAAGCTCCAAATATAAATGAAGCTGCCACTCAGCTAATCAAGTTTCATGGGAGTTATCAACAGACAAATAGAGATGAACGTGGTGCAAAGTCTTACCAGTTTATGCTCCGTACTAAGAATCCTTGTGGGAAAGTCCCTAACAAGCTCTACTTGGTTATGGATGACCTGGCTGATGAGTTTGGAATTGGTACTCTCCGTTTGACCACTAGGCAGACATTTCAATTGCATGGGATCCTGAAGAAAAACCTACAAACTGTGATGAGTACTATTATTAAGAACATGGGATCAACACTTGGTGCATGTGGCGATCTTAATAGGAATGTATTAGCCCCTGCAGCACCATTTGTGAAAAAAGAGTATGTTTTTGCACAGGTGACTGCAGAAAACATTGCTGCTCTATTGACACCTCAATCTGGAGCATATTACGATTTGTGGGTAAATGGAGGGAAAATTTTGTCAGCAGAGCATCCAGAAGTAGTGAAAGCCCGCAATGATAATTCTCATGGAACCAACTTCACTGACTTACCTGAGCCCATTTATGGCAGCCAATTCTTGCCTCGAAAGTTTAAGATTGCTGTGACTGTACCAACAGACAACTCAGTGGATATCCTCACCAATGATATTGGTGTTGTACTAGTTTCTAGTGATGATGGAGAACCTCAAGGCTTTAACATCTAT GTGGGAGGAGGAATGGGAAGGACTCATCGAGTTGggacaacttttcctcgtttggGAGAACCACTAGGCTTTGTCGCCAAAGAAGATATTTTATATGCTATAAAAGCTATTGTTGTTACTCAAAGAGAAAATGGGAGGAGGGATGATAGGAAGTATAGTCGAATGAAATATTTGATTAGCACGTGGGGCATTGAGAAGTTCCGCAGTGTTGTTGAACACTATTATGGTAAGAAGTTTGAAAACTTCAGAGAATTACCTGAGTGGGAATTCAAGAGTTACCTTGGATGGCATGaacag GGTGATGGTGCAATGTTTTGTGGACTGCATATCGATAATGGGCGTATAGGCGGGAAAATGAAACAAACTTTAAGAGAAATAATTGAGAAGTATAAACTGAATGTCCGAATTACACCAAACCAGAATTTGATCTTGTGTGATATTAGACGTTCCTGGAGAAGACCTATCACCACAGCTCTTGCCCAAGCAGGTTTACTG TTGCCCAGATACGTTGATCCTCTTAATATAACTTCCATGGCTTGCCCTGCTCTACCACTATGTCCGCTTGCAATAACAGAAGCTGAGAGAGGGATTCCAGAAATTCTCAAACGGGTTCGAGCTGTTTTTGATAAG gTTGGCCTCAAATATAATGAGTCCGTAGTGATAAGAGTGACTGGATGCCCCAATGGCTGTGCCAGACCCTACATGGCTGAACTTGGACTTGTTGGGGACGGTCCCAACAGCTATCAG ATCTGGCTAGGGGGAGCACCTAACCAGACTACACTGGCAAAGAGCTTTATGGATAAGGTGAAGGTCCATGACTTAGAGAAGGTATTCGAACCCCTGTTTTACTACTGGAAAACAAAACGGCTCCGTGGTGAATCATTTGGCAACTTTTCAGTTAGGATG GGCTTTGAGAAATTACAGAAGCTGGTAGAGAAGTGGGAAGGCCCTGCGGAGCCAGCATCAAGATTCAACCTAAAACTCTTCGCAGACCGGCAGACATTTGAGGCCATGGCAGAACTTGCAAAGCAGCAGAACAAATCGGCTCACCAGCTCGCCATGGAGGTGATTCGCAACTATGTTGCTGCCCAGGGCAATGGATCAAATGGACAATAA
- the LOC122027230 gene encoding sulfite reductase [ferredoxin], chloroplastic-like isoform X3 produces MAASTPAAGVESKIRIPGFQGLRSSVLVPLGREIGPFPIGRSSRSSSVIRAVSTVRPRIKPDNTEVKRSKVELFKEQSNFLRFPLNEELRSEAPNINEAATQLIKFHGSYQQTNRDERGAKSYQFMLRTKNPCGKVPNKLYLVMDDLADEFGIGTLRLTTRQTFQLHGILKKNLQTVMSTIIKNMGSTLGACGDLNRNVLAPAAPFVKKEYVFAQVTAENIAALLTPQSGAYYDLWVNGGKILSAEHPEVVKARNDNSHGTNFTDLPEPIYGSQFLPRKFKIAVTVPTDNSVDILTNDIGVVLVSSDDGEPQGFNIYVGGGMGRTHRVGTTFPRLGEPLGFVAKEDILYAIKAIVVTQRENGRRDDRKYSRMKYLISTWGIEKFRSVVEHYYGKKFENFRELPEWEFKSYLGWHEQGDGAMFCGLHIDNGRIGGKMKQTLREIIEKYKLNVRITPNQNLILCDIRRSWRRPITTALAQAGLLLPRYVDPLNITSMACPALPLCPLAITEAERGIPEILKRVRAVFDKVGLKYNESVVIRVTGCPNGCARPYMAELGLVGDGPNSYQVYQQN; encoded by the exons ATGGCGGCCTCGACGCCGGCGGCGGGCGTGGAATCGAAAATCCGCATCCCGGGATTCCAGGGGCTCCGATCGTCCGTATTGGTTCCTCTCGGGAGAGAAATCGGTCCTTTTCCAATCGGACGCTCTTCGAGGTCTTCCTCCGTTATCAGAGCCGTCTCCACGGTGAGACCG CGTATAAAGCCGGATAATACTGAAGTAAAGAGGAGCAAGGTTGAGTTGTTTAAGGAGCAAAGCAATTTCCTTAGGTTTCCTTTAAATGAGGAATTGCGCTCAGAAGCTCCAAATATAAATGAAGCTGCCACTCAGCTAATCAAGTTTCATGGGAGTTATCAACAGACAAATAGAGATGAACGTGGTGCAAAGTCTTACCAGTTTATGCTCCGTACTAAGAATCCTTGTGGGAAAGTCCCTAACAAGCTCTACTTGGTTATGGATGACCTGGCTGATGAGTTTGGAATTGGTACTCTCCGTTTGACCACTAGGCAGACATTTCAATTGCATGGGATCCTGAAGAAAAACCTACAAACTGTGATGAGTACTATTATTAAGAACATGGGATCAACACTTGGTGCATGTGGCGATCTTAATAGGAATGTATTAGCCCCTGCAGCACCATTTGTGAAAAAAGAGTATGTTTTTGCACAGGTGACTGCAGAAAACATTGCTGCTCTATTGACACCTCAATCTGGAGCATATTACGATTTGTGGGTAAATGGAGGGAAAATTTTGTCAGCAGAGCATCCAGAAGTAGTGAAAGCCCGCAATGATAATTCTCATGGAACCAACTTCACTGACTTACCTGAGCCCATTTATGGCAGCCAATTCTTGCCTCGAAAGTTTAAGATTGCTGTGACTGTACCAACAGACAACTCAGTGGATATCCTCACCAATGATATTGGTGTTGTACTAGTTTCTAGTGATGATGGAGAACCTCAAGGCTTTAACATCTAT GTGGGAGGAGGAATGGGAAGGACTCATCGAGTTGggacaacttttcctcgtttggGAGAACCACTAGGCTTTGTCGCCAAAGAAGATATTTTATATGCTATAAAAGCTATTGTTGTTACTCAAAGAGAAAATGGGAGGAGGGATGATAGGAAGTATAGTCGAATGAAATATTTGATTAGCACGTGGGGCATTGAGAAGTTCCGCAGTGTTGTTGAACACTATTATGGTAAGAAGTTTGAAAACTTCAGAGAATTACCTGAGTGGGAATTCAAGAGTTACCTTGGATGGCATGaacag GGTGATGGTGCAATGTTTTGTGGACTGCATATCGATAATGGGCGTATAGGCGGGAAAATGAAACAAACTTTAAGAGAAATAATTGAGAAGTATAAACTGAATGTCCGAATTACACCAAACCAGAATTTGATCTTGTGTGATATTAGACGTTCCTGGAGAAGACCTATCACCACAGCTCTTGCCCAAGCAGGTTTACTG TTGCCCAGATACGTTGATCCTCTTAATATAACTTCCATGGCTTGCCCTGCTCTACCACTATGTCCGCTTGCAATAACAGAAGCTGAGAGAGGGATTCCAGAAATTCTCAAACGGGTTCGAGCTGTTTTTGATAAG gTTGGCCTCAAATATAATGAGTCCGTAGTGATAAGAGTGACTGGATGCCCCAATGGCTGTGCCAGACCCTACATGGCTGAACTTGGACTTGTTGGGGACGGTCCCAACAGCTATCAG GTGTACCAACAAAACTGA